A genomic stretch from uncultured Pseudodesulfovibrio sp. includes:
- a CDS encoding flagellin, with protein sequence MALSDIEKSFLYTYSTQLLQQDMLTNQLFGASKMGQDLRSLVLGGPVRAETFTNPFEEAISGQLRADAGATRQASRNVGEAAAMVGVARTDMATIVDALGDMEDIIDKINTGELDENSAVVKADYDALVDKITGTISNSDYNGIALLDGSQWGTEQIDATGNVHIQSSKSGGFNVTFHNVDGYDWTVFDSANLVDAGDRAAQLASVQSYLSDMNAIQDVYDGKEDSLQAQELQLQSQAQLLDQAAQMRKPSDPSYSMEQLLADLIIRESGTLFDGSG encoded by the coding sequence ATGGCCCTGTCCGATATTGAAAAGAGTTTTCTCTATACTTATTCGACCCAGTTGTTGCAGCAGGACATGCTGACAAATCAACTGTTTGGTGCGTCTAAGATGGGGCAGGATCTTAGAAGCCTTGTGCTTGGTGGCCCTGTGCGTGCGGAAACTTTTACCAATCCTTTTGAAGAAGCCATCAGTGGTCAGTTGCGAGCGGACGCCGGAGCGACACGGCAGGCTTCCAGAAATGTTGGTGAGGCTGCTGCCATGGTTGGTGTGGCGCGTACTGATATGGCGACCATTGTTGATGCTTTGGGGGATATGGAAGACATCATCGATAAGATAAATACCGGAGAGCTTGATGAGAATAGTGCTGTTGTCAAAGCTGATTACGATGCACTTGTGGACAAGATAACAGGGACGATTTCCAATTCTGATTATAATGGAATTGCGTTGCTGGATGGATCCCAGTGGGGGACGGAACAAATTGACGCCACTGGTAATGTTCATATTCAGTCCAGCAAGAGCGGTGGGTTCAACGTTACATTTCACAATGTTGATGGATATGATTGGACGGTTTTTGACAGTGCAAATCTCGTTGATGCCGGTGACAGGGCGGCTCAATTGGCGTCCGTCCAGTCCTATTTATCGGATATGAATGCCATTCAAGATGTTTATGATGGTAAGGAAGATAGTCTGCAGGCCCAGGAACTCCAGTTGCAAAGTCAGGCGCAACTCCTCGACCAGGCTGCACAGATGCGCAAGCCGTCCGATCCAAGTTATTCCATGGAGCAGCTTCTGGCGGACCTGATTATCAGGGAAAGCGGAACTCTGTTTGACGGAAGTGGCTAG
- the ilvN gene encoding acetolactate synthase small subunit, with translation MCKQTVLELSVNNHPGVMSHICGLFARRAYNVEGIACMPINGGGKSKIWLLVNADHRLDQMIKQVDKLEDVLGVERHDHGHEVFTKMSEFVQ, from the coding sequence ATGTGTAAGCAGACAGTTCTTGAGTTGTCCGTGAACAACCATCCCGGTGTGATGTCTCATATATGCGGGCTGTTTGCTCGGAGAGCCTACAATGTCGAAGGTATTGCCTGCATGCCGATCAATGGCGGTGGCAAAAGTAAAATCTGGCTGCTCGTCAATGCGGACCATCGTTTGGACCAGATGATTAAACAGGTGGACAAATTGGAAGACGTTTTAGGGGTAGAGCGTCACGACCACGGACACGAAGTCTTCACTAAGATGTCCGAATTTGTTCAATAA
- the ilvB gene encoding acetolactate synthase large subunit: MKMSGAEIIIKLLERQGINIIAGIPGGANLPLYDALGQSDAIRHILTRHEQGAGFIAQGMARVTGKPAVFFATSGPGATNTLTAIADAKLDSIPIICITGQVPLSMIGTDAFQEVDTYGLSVPITKHNFLVRSAEELLEVIPAAFRIASSGRPGPVVVDVPKDVQMAMLEFDVWPETGERGTTDELIPAEVRRAADMINLAERPVLYLGGGVIQSDSATEALTLAEKAGIPSAMTLMGLGVIPTDNPLCLGMLGMHAARYTNLALEECDLLVAVGVRFDDRATGKVPEFCPNAKILHMDIDPSELDKIKTSTASVTGDISDILTALIPLVENKGREAWKKRVQALKDTHPMLIPHAEDPTSAYGVVLKAAELAGEKAIVCTDVGQHQMRTAQVYPFRHPRQWLTSGGLGTMGFGMPASIGAALAAPDRPVICFSGDGSIMMNIQDLATAMEYNIPIKIILTNNNALGLVRQQQDLFYGKRYFASDYSRKVDFIKIAEGFGLNTHDLGTSSDPAKTLSEALAEPGPSLIHVPLSPDDPVYPMVPPGAANSEMIGGEKNV; the protein is encoded by the coding sequence ATGAAAATGAGTGGAGCGGAAATCATCATCAAACTCTTGGAACGGCAGGGCATCAATATCATCGCCGGTATCCCGGGTGGTGCCAATTTGCCTTTGTACGATGCCCTGGGACAGAGTGATGCCATTCGGCATATCCTTACCCGTCATGAGCAGGGGGCCGGATTCATAGCTCAAGGTATGGCGCGTGTAACGGGAAAGCCTGCCGTTTTCTTTGCTACGTCCGGACCGGGGGCAACAAACACATTGACGGCCATAGCCGATGCAAAGCTCGATTCCATCCCCATTATATGTATTACTGGTCAGGTACCGCTTTCCATGATTGGAACTGACGCCTTTCAAGAAGTTGACACATACGGTTTGAGCGTACCTATTACCAAACATAATTTTCTTGTTCGTTCAGCCGAAGAGTTGCTTGAGGTAATCCCTGCTGCCTTTCGTATCGCTTCAAGCGGTCGTCCCGGTCCGGTGGTTGTCGATGTTCCAAAGGATGTGCAGATGGCTATGCTCGAATTCGACGTGTGGCCTGAGACAGGCGAGCGTGGGACGACAGATGAACTGATCCCTGCAGAGGTCAGACGGGCTGCTGATATGATTAACTTGGCGGAGAGGCCGGTTTTGTATCTTGGTGGTGGCGTTATTCAATCCGACTCGGCAACCGAGGCTCTGACTCTGGCTGAGAAAGCAGGTATTCCCTCAGCGATGACACTTATGGGGTTGGGAGTTATTCCGACTGACAACCCGCTGTGTCTGGGAATGCTGGGCATGCATGCGGCCCGGTATACGAATCTGGCTTTGGAAGAATGTGACTTGCTTGTGGCGGTGGGTGTGCGTTTCGATGACCGTGCAACCGGAAAGGTTCCGGAATTTTGTCCCAATGCGAAAATTCTTCATATGGATATCGACCCGAGCGAACTGGACAAGATCAAGACGTCCACAGCATCCGTTACAGGAGATATTTCTGATATACTTACGGCATTGATCCCATTGGTCGAGAATAAGGGGCGTGAGGCGTGGAAGAAGCGGGTACAGGCGTTGAAGGATACCCATCCCATGCTGATACCTCACGCCGAGGACCCAACGTCAGCATACGGCGTTGTGCTGAAGGCGGCGGAATTGGCCGGGGAAAAAGCTATTGTTTGTACTGATGTCGGTCAGCATCAAATGCGGACGGCTCAAGTGTATCCCTTCAGACATCCTCGCCAATGGTTGACGTCCGGTGGGCTTGGTACCATGGGATTCGGTATGCCCGCATCCATTGGAGCAGCCTTGGCAGCCCCTGATCGTCCCGTGATCTGCTTCAGCGGGGATGGTTCGATAATGATGAATATCCAGGATTTGGCAACGGCCATGGAGTATAATATTCCGATCAAGATTATTCTGACGAACAATAATGCGCTTGGTTTGGTCCGTCAGCAGCAGGATTTGTTTTACGGTAAGCGATACTTTGCTTCAGATTATTCTCGCAAGGTTGATTTTATCAAGATCGCGGAGGGGTTTGGTCTCAACACCCACGACCTCGGAACGAGCAGCGATCCTGCCAAGACATTGAGTGAGGCATTGGCGGAACCCGGCCCGTCCCTGATTCATGTGCCCCTCAGTCCCGATGATCCTGTTTATCCAATGGTGCCTCCGGGTGCTGCAAATTCTGAAATGATCGGAGGTGAAAAAAATGTGTAA
- a CDS encoding NAD(P)H-dependent oxidoreductase, which produces MHVLIVLAHPSETSFNHAIAHQTAKTLLDNGHTVTLRDLYKEGFDPLLPHEEIPRDADLTAKISTYCDETKEAEGIIIVHPNWWGMPPAILKGWVDRVLRPGLAYEFKEGDSGEGVPVGLLKADTALVFNTSNTSSERETAIFGDPLERIWKDCIFGLCGITHFTRRMFNIIVTSSAEQRSQWLDEVTKTVESAFPANELNT; this is translated from the coding sequence ATGCACGTACTCATAGTCCTCGCCCATCCCAGTGAAACCAGCTTCAATCATGCAATAGCTCACCAGACTGCAAAGACACTACTCGACAATGGTCACACAGTAACCTTACGCGATTTGTATAAAGAAGGATTTGACCCCCTTCTACCGCATGAAGAAATTCCCCGTGATGCAGACCTTACGGCCAAAATCTCCACGTATTGTGATGAGACTAAAGAAGCAGAAGGCATTATTATTGTTCACCCTAACTGGTGGGGAATGCCGCCTGCGATTTTGAAAGGATGGGTGGACAGAGTTTTACGCCCCGGACTCGCCTATGAATTCAAAGAAGGAGACAGTGGAGAAGGTGTCCCTGTCGGCCTGCTCAAGGCAGACACCGCCCTTGTCTTCAACACATCGAACACTTCGTCAGAACGTGAAACGGCAATCTTTGGAGATCCTTTGGAACGCATATGGAAGGACTGTATTTTTGGTTTGTGCGGTATCACCCACTTCACCAGAAGAATGTTCAATATCATCGTCACCAGTAGTGCCGAACAAAGAAGTCAGTGGCTCGATGAAGTGACCAAAACAGTCGAGAGCGCCTTCCCTGCTAACGAGCTAAACACATAA
- a CDS encoding EAL domain-containing protein — translation MVEGILKGYDLNLVMAPSGAKALECLPDYDFAVALLDVMMPGMDGFELAERIRSSESFHNIPIIFITAISKDQRHVFRGYELGAVDYLFKPVEPEVLRSKIHIFADLHRKKRRLEETTRRLEATIDQLEISKAALEKSEQRYRLVADYNYDWECWIGPQGDIRYISPSCERVSGYSPDEYVHNPGLLERIIHPDDRSGWSSFMKDEAVGGEKNLDFRIYDSNAKIRWLSLIKHAIRTEEGADLGIRISMRDITNRKRMEEQLKHSALHDTLTGLPNRVLFLDRLSQAVDRSVEDNGFYAVLFVNLDRFQAVNDHYGHSVGDKLIQCISKKLQGMVRSFDTVARFGGDEFGILVNEMESVSDVRALIKKIHESFSEPVEVDDITFNISASIGYDIASGAQVESEELVHNAQVAMNEAKDSGKNRYVVYHKSMREGVINILAVENDLKKALQDREFEAYYQPIVNLADGRLYGFEALARWNHPERGMVSPGEFIPVAEETGLIVHLGMQILEQACTVMNNWRIQHQPASELTIAVNISAKQFGESSLAADVANILKRSGLPPQCLKLEITETVVMLDAMRSANQLNLLKELGILLSIDDFGTGYSSMSYLQKFPTDQLKIDLSFVQRMESAPENIEIIRAIVNMAHSLRLRVVAEGIETERQRDLLYSLQCDYGQGYLYSKPLCEVDAEDFIRNSE, via the coding sequence TTGGTCGAGGGCATACTCAAAGGGTATGACTTGAATTTAGTAATGGCTCCATCCGGAGCCAAAGCGCTTGAATGTCTGCCGGATTATGACTTTGCAGTGGCATTACTGGATGTCATGATGCCTGGCATGGATGGTTTTGAGTTGGCAGAACGAATTCGCAGTTCAGAGTCTTTTCACAATATACCAATAATTTTCATTACGGCCATAAGCAAGGATCAACGACATGTGTTTCGCGGGTATGAACTTGGGGCTGTAGACTATTTATTCAAGCCGGTTGAGCCTGAAGTCCTTCGTAGTAAGATTCATATATTTGCCGATTTACATCGGAAAAAGAGGCGCCTGGAAGAAACGACACGACGTCTTGAAGCAACCATTGATCAGTTGGAAATTTCCAAGGCTGCTTTGGAGAAATCTGAACAACGATATCGGCTTGTAGCCGATTACAATTACGATTGGGAATGCTGGATAGGGCCTCAGGGGGATATCCGGTATATTTCACCCTCATGTGAGCGTGTGAGCGGGTACTCTCCAGATGAATATGTCCATAATCCTGGATTGTTGGAGAGGATTATCCACCCGGACGATCGGTCTGGATGGTCCAGCTTTATGAAAGATGAGGCTGTGGGGGGCGAAAAGAATCTGGATTTCAGGATTTATGATTCAAATGCCAAAATCCGGTGGCTGAGTCTTATCAAGCATGCAATCAGGACTGAAGAAGGCGCTGATCTTGGAATCAGAATAAGCATGCGGGATATCACCAACCGAAAGCGTATGGAAGAGCAGTTAAAGCACAGCGCGCTCCATGATACTCTTACGGGACTGCCTAATAGAGTTTTATTTCTGGATCGATTGAGCCAAGCTGTTGATCGATCTGTTGAAGATAACGGTTTTTACGCTGTGCTATTTGTAAATCTGGATAGATTCCAAGCTGTAAATGATCATTATGGACATTCTGTCGGTGATAAACTGATACAGTGCATCAGTAAGAAATTACAGGGAATGGTTCGATCTTTTGATACCGTGGCCCGTTTTGGCGGTGATGAGTTCGGCATACTGGTAAATGAGATGGAGTCAGTGTCGGATGTTCGGGCACTGATAAAAAAGATACATGAGTCATTCAGTGAACCTGTTGAAGTAGATGACATTACATTCAACATTTCAGCCAGTATTGGGTATGATATAGCTTCTGGCGCACAGGTAGAATCGGAGGAGCTTGTTCATAATGCACAAGTTGCCATGAATGAAGCCAAGGATAGCGGTAAAAATCGCTATGTAGTTTACCACAAAAGTATGCGTGAAGGTGTTATCAATATCCTGGCTGTTGAAAATGATCTGAAAAAGGCTCTGCAAGATCGAGAATTTGAAGCGTATTATCAACCTATTGTAAATCTGGCGGACGGCAGGCTGTATGGGTTTGAAGCTTTGGCTCGTTGGAATCATCCCGAGCGGGGTATGGTTAGTCCTGGTGAATTTATTCCGGTTGCGGAAGAGACCGGGTTGATTGTGCATCTCGGCATGCAGATACTTGAACAGGCATGCACGGTCATGAATAATTGGCGCATCCAACATCAGCCTGCTTCTGAATTGACTATTGCCGTCAATATTTCCGCAAAGCAATTTGGTGAATCATCACTGGCTGCTGATGTGGCGAACATTTTGAAACGTTCAGGACTGCCTCCACAGTGTCTCAAGTTGGAGATTACTGAAACCGTTGTCATGTTGGATGCCATGAGGTCGGCCAATCAATTGAATCTCTTGAAAGAACTTGGAATATTATTGTCCATCGACGATTTTGGTACAGGATATTCCTCCATGAGTTATTTGCAGAAGTTTCCCACTGATCAGCTCAAGATCGATTTGAGCTTTGTTCAGAGAATGGAGTCGGCTCCTGAAAATATTGAAATCATTAGAGCCATCGTCAATATGGCCCATAGTTTGCGCCTTCGTGTCGTGGCGGAGGGGATTGAAACCGAGAGGCAAAGGGACTTGCTTTATTCATTGCAATGCGATTACGGTCAGGGATATTTGTATTCGAAACCACTTTGTGAAGTGGATGCCGAAGATTTTATTAGGAATTCTGAATAA
- a CDS encoding DUF493 family protein: MTDKEKQFKQALDGHHQWPCPYVYKFIVPTENFDQFKRLFPDEELKTRQSKNGKYTSITMVSTMCSSDHVMGIYEKASQVPGLMSL; the protein is encoded by the coding sequence ATGACAGACAAAGAAAAACAGTTCAAGCAGGCGTTGGACGGGCACCACCAGTGGCCATGTCCATATGTATATAAATTCATAGTGCCTACAGAAAACTTTGACCAATTTAAAAGACTGTTTCCAGACGAAGAATTAAAAACCCGTCAATCAAAAAATGGTAAGTACACAAGCATTACCATGGTCTCTACCATGTGCTCCTCAGATCATGTCATGGGAATTTATGAAAAAGCATCTCAGGTTCCCGGGCTTATGTCTCTATAA
- the nifU gene encoding Fe-S cluster assembly protein NifU → MWEYTDKVKDHFLNPRNAGTIEDADGVGEVGSLACGDALTLYIKVNDDDVITDAKFQTFGCASAIASSSALTELLIGKHVEEAEKLTNKDIAEYLGGLPREKMHCSVMGQEALAQAIKNMRGEAPPQAEHSHEGELICECFGIFDEEILRAIKENDLQTVEDVTNFTKAGGGCGKCIEDLERLLAQAHGESVCETPSSEPSFPAQGMTNIQRMHLIESVIDDNIRPALQADGGDIKLVDIDGSTVVVQFMGMCSGCPSSQATLHNLVEGKLKEKVDPDLSVREA, encoded by the coding sequence ATGTGGGAATATACAGATAAAGTGAAAGACCATTTCCTCAACCCTCGTAATGCCGGCACCATTGAAGACGCAGACGGCGTGGGAGAAGTCGGGTCTCTGGCCTGCGGAGACGCTCTGACGCTCTATATAAAAGTAAATGACGATGATGTCATCACCGATGCGAAATTCCAGACTTTCGGCTGTGCCAGCGCCATTGCTTCCAGCTCCGCCCTTACGGAACTGCTCATCGGCAAGCATGTTGAAGAAGCAGAAAAACTGACCAACAAGGACATCGCTGAGTACCTGGGCGGACTGCCCAGAGAAAAAATGCACTGTTCCGTCATGGGACAGGAAGCCCTTGCCCAAGCCATTAAAAACATGCGTGGAGAAGCCCCGCCCCAGGCGGAACACTCGCACGAAGGGGAACTCATTTGTGAATGCTTCGGCATTTTCGATGAAGAAATACTTCGCGCCATCAAGGAAAACGACCTCCAGACAGTTGAGGACGTCACCAATTTCACCAAAGCCGGGGGCGGATGCGGAAAGTGCATTGAGGACCTGGAACGCCTTCTGGCCCAGGCCCATGGCGAATCCGTCTGCGAAACGCCTTCTTCCGAACCATCTTTCCCGGCACAGGGCATGACCAACATCCAGCGCATGCACCTCATCGAATCCGTCATTGACGACAACATTCGCCCGGCATTGCAAGCAGATGGTGGCGACATCAAACTGGTGGATATTGACGGCAGTACAGTCGTCGTTCAATTCATGGGCATGTGTTCCGGCTGCCCCTCCAGCCAAGCCACTCTGCATAATTTGGTTGAAGGCAAACTCAAAGAAAAGGTCGATCCAGACCTCTCAGTGAGGGAGGCGTAA
- the nifS gene encoding cysteine desulfurase NifS, producing the protein MKTIYLDNNATTQVDPLVFETIKPYFTELYGNPSSMHRFGGQVGVELKKARASVADLLHCLPEEILFTSCGSESDNTAIRSALTAQPKKRHIITTAVEHPAVLSFCKFLEKKEGYEVTYLGTDEHGRLDIEEYKAAIRPDTAIISIMWANNETGNIYPIEEMAKIAKDNGVLFHTDAVQAVGKVPIDLQKVPVDMLSLSGHKLHAPKGVGALFIRKRSPFRPFLIGGHQEGSRRAGTENTTGIIALGKACELALEHMDEENTHVRALRDKLENGLLATVPNSILNGDKDNRLPNTSNISFGYVEGEAILLMIDQVGIAASSGSACTSGSLEPSHVLRAMDVPFTFAHGSIRFSLSRFNTEEEIDFVLETIPPIIKNLRKLSPFSPDKQSLG; encoded by the coding sequence ATGAAGACCATTTATCTCGATAATAATGCGACCACACAAGTTGACCCGCTGGTTTTTGAGACAATCAAACCCTATTTCACAGAACTTTATGGCAATCCTTCGTCCATGCACCGCTTTGGCGGACAAGTGGGCGTCGAGTTAAAAAAAGCGCGTGCTTCGGTTGCCGATCTGCTCCACTGCCTCCCTGAAGAGATACTTTTCACGTCCTGCGGTTCGGAATCTGACAACACGGCTATCAGGTCCGCCCTGACAGCCCAACCCAAAAAACGTCATATAATCACGACAGCCGTGGAGCATCCTGCTGTCCTGAGCTTCTGTAAGTTCCTCGAAAAAAAAGAAGGATATGAAGTCACATATCTGGGCACAGACGAGCACGGCCGTCTTGATATTGAAGAATACAAGGCGGCTATCAGACCCGATACAGCCATTATCTCAATAATGTGGGCTAACAACGAGACAGGCAACATTTACCCCATTGAAGAAATGGCAAAAATCGCCAAAGACAATGGTGTTCTTTTTCATACTGACGCCGTACAGGCCGTTGGCAAAGTTCCTATCGACCTCCAAAAAGTCCCTGTGGACATGTTGTCGCTGTCTGGCCACAAGCTGCACGCACCCAAAGGTGTCGGAGCCTTGTTCATCCGCAAAAGGTCACCCTTCCGTCCATTTCTCATTGGTGGACATCAGGAAGGAAGTCGCCGCGCAGGCACAGAAAACACCACGGGCATTATCGCTCTTGGCAAAGCATGCGAACTGGCCCTTGAGCATATGGATGAGGAAAACACACACGTTCGCGCCTTGCGGGACAAGCTGGAAAACGGACTGCTTGCCACCGTCCCCAACTCGATTCTCAACGGAGACAAGGACAACCGGCTGCCTAATACGTCGAACATCTCTTTCGGCTACGTCGAAGGAGAAGCCATCCTCTTGATGATAGATCAGGTCGGTATCGCTGCCAGCTCGGGTTCGGCGTGCACATCGGGTAGCCTGGAACCGTCGCATGTTCTTCGGGCAATGGATGTCCCATTCACTTTCGCACACGGTTCCATCCGATTCAGCCTGAGCCGATTCAATACGGAAGAGGAAATCGACTTCGTACTGGAAACCATTCCTCCCATTATCAAAAACCTGAGAAAGCTCTCACCGTTTTCTCCCGACAAACAAAGCCTCGGCTAA
- the cysK gene encoding cysteine synthase A, which translates to MKIAQNMVELVGNTPLVRLNTLSEGLAATLVAKLEFNNPCASVKDRIAKNMIEAALESGTISLDTILVEPTSGNTGVGLAFVCAVKGMKLILTMPESMSIERRKLLLGFGAELILTPAAKGMQGAIDRAEEIVRDMDNAFMLQQFENADNPAMHRKTTALEIWEDTDGKVDMFVAGVGTGGTITGVGQALKEKKSDLKVVAVEPAASPVLSGGKPGPHMIQGIGAGFIPSILDTDIIDEVITIDNNTAIETAKQMIMKEGILCGISSGANCAAALELAKRPENAGKMIVFIVCDTGERYLSTSLFE; encoded by the coding sequence ATGAAAATAGCTCAAAACATGGTTGAACTCGTTGGGAATACGCCTTTGGTTCGCCTGAACACATTGTCGGAAGGTCTGGCCGCAACCCTGGTTGCCAAACTCGAATTCAACAATCCTTGCGCCTCAGTCAAAGACCGAATCGCAAAAAATATGATCGAAGCCGCTCTTGAAAGCGGTACGATCTCTCTGGATACCATTTTGGTGGAGCCGACCAGCGGCAATACCGGCGTCGGCCTGGCTTTTGTCTGTGCGGTCAAAGGAATGAAACTCATCCTGACTATGCCCGAGAGCATGAGCATTGAACGACGCAAACTGCTTCTGGGATTTGGGGCCGAACTCATTCTTACTCCGGCAGCCAAAGGCATGCAGGGAGCAATTGATCGTGCGGAAGAGATCGTCCGGGATATGGACAACGCATTCATGCTCCAACAGTTTGAGAACGCGGATAATCCCGCCATGCATCGCAAGACAACCGCTCTTGAAATATGGGAAGATACTGACGGGAAAGTGGATATGTTTGTTGCCGGAGTCGGCACTGGCGGCACCATTACCGGAGTGGGACAAGCACTTAAAGAAAAAAAATCTGACCTTAAAGTCGTTGCTGTTGAACCCGCGGCCTCTCCTGTTCTGTCCGGCGGAAAACCCGGTCCACATATGATACAAGGGATCGGTGCCGGCTTTATTCCAAGCATTTTAGATACTGATATTATAGATGAAGTAATCACAATCGACAATAACACCGCAATTGAAACAGCCAAACAAATGATCATGAAAGAAGGCATCCTGTGCGGTATTTCCTCCGGAGCCAACTGTGCGGCCGCACTAGAGCTCGCCAAACGACCTGAAAATGCAGGAAAAATGATCGTTTTCATCGTATGCGATACCGGCGAACGGTATCTGAGCACCTCTCTTTTCGAATAA